Proteins encoded in a region of the Pseudomonas putida genome:
- a CDS encoding carboxymuconolactone decarboxylase family protein: MNQELFERGLQTRREVLGDAYVDAALANADEFGMPMQELVSQYCWGDVWNRPDLDRRTRSLLNLAFMTALNRPHELKLHIRGALNNGVSKAEIREVFLQAAIYAGVPAAVDSFRCAREVFQQD; encoded by the coding sequence ATGAATCAGGAACTGTTTGAACGCGGGCTGCAGACCCGACGTGAAGTACTCGGCGACGCCTACGTGGACGCCGCGCTGGCCAACGCCGATGAGTTCGGCATGCCGATGCAGGAACTGGTGTCGCAGTACTGCTGGGGCGATGTATGGAACCGACCAGACCTGGACCGGCGCACCCGCAGCCTGCTCAACCTGGCGTTCATGACCGCGCTCAACCGGCCTCACGAGCTCAAATTGCACATTCGTGGCGCGCTGAACAATGGCGTGAGCAAGGCGGAAATCCGCGAGGTGTTCCTGCAGGCGGCGATCTACGCCGGGGTGCCGGCGGCGGTGGACAGCTTCCGCTGTGCCCGTGAGGTGTTCCAGCAGGATTGA
- the proX gene encoding glycine betaine/L-proline ABC transporter substrate-binding protein ProX: protein MNMFHKTLACAAVLLALTGTARAEGLPGDGRTIRYAQDSSLGGNYVVAQIVSDAFKALGYKVKLVTLDNTLFFPAVAQHDMDIGTDITLPQREPGFRAVAKDAELVGEGMIIGGGINGYLIDKKTALANNITTLEQLKDPKIAALFGAGGKAELTSCDPAWSCGKVIDYQMKAFELTGTVRQVRGKYEALMADVVTKVKGSKPVFFYAWSPSWVTNALVPGRDVLWLPTPKDALPADIPNDGSALVKDVEGCAGDANPCRMAMGSWNYHTVANKQFLADNPAIRQLMQQVHFPTAVWSQWEAAIGKEGGSPEMIRKLADQWIGANQAQFDQWVAAAK, encoded by the coding sequence ATGAACATGTTCCACAAGACGCTCGCCTGTGCCGCCGTACTTCTGGCCCTGACAGGCACCGCCCGGGCCGAAGGGTTGCCCGGTGATGGCCGGACCATCCGCTATGCCCAGGACAGTAGCCTGGGGGGGAATTATGTAGTGGCGCAGATTGTCTCCGACGCCTTCAAGGCGCTGGGATACAAGGTCAAGCTGGTCACCCTGGACAATACCTTGTTCTTCCCCGCCGTGGCCCAACACGACATGGACATCGGCACCGATATCACCCTGCCACAGCGCGAACCCGGCTTTCGCGCCGTGGCGAAGGACGCTGAGCTGGTCGGGGAGGGGATGATCATTGGCGGTGGCATCAATGGCTATCTGATAGACAAGAAGACCGCACTGGCCAACAACATCACCACCTTGGAACAGTTGAAAGATCCGAAGATCGCCGCGCTGTTCGGCGCCGGCGGCAAGGCCGAGTTGACCAGCTGCGACCCAGCGTGGAGCTGTGGCAAGGTGATCGATTATCAGATGAAGGCCTTCGAACTGACCGGCACGGTGCGGCAGGTGCGTGGCAAGTACGAGGCGCTGATGGCCGACGTGGTGACCAAGGTCAAGGGCAGCAAGCCAGTGTTCTTCTACGCCTGGAGCCCGTCCTGGGTGACCAATGCGCTGGTGCCAGGCCGCGACGTGCTGTGGCTGCCTACGCCCAAGGATGCGTTGCCAGCGGACATTCCCAACGACGGCTCGGCGCTGGTCAAGGACGTCGAGGGCTGCGCCGGCGACGCCAACCCGTGCCGCATGGCCATGGGCTCATGGAACTACCACACGGTTGCGAACAAGCAGTTCCTCGCGGACAACCCGGCGATCAGGCAACTGATGCAGCAGGTGCATTTCCCCACTGCCGTGTGGTCGCAGTGGGAGGCGGCGATAGGCAAGGAGGGCGGCTCGCCGGAAATGATCCGCAAGCTCGCCGACCAGTGGATAGGTGCCAACCAGGCACAGTTCGATCAGTGGGTGGCCGCGGCCAAGTGA
- a CDS encoding ABC transporter permease: protein MLEANDLAVFPIADWIQNGVQWLAENFRPFFSSLKWPIEQLLNFVDGAFHAMPFPVMVLLTFVLFWRLANLRVALFSVAAYVTIAVLGVWSEAMTTLSLITTAIVFCAVIGIPIGIWCARSPAAWMVVRPVLDVMQTTPTFVYLVPVVMLFGVGNVPGEVAVATAAMPPLIRFTQLGICMVDSEIVEAGQAFGANKWQLLWEVQLPLAMPTILGGLNQTVLTAMVMSVVISMIGAEGLGLVVLQGIGRLDVGGAAVGGIAIVLLAIMLDRFSQALGAPRPGNGLTLKSVLRRCLRGERLLSQGH from the coding sequence ATGCTTGAAGCCAACGACCTGGCGGTGTTCCCCATCGCCGACTGGATACAAAACGGCGTGCAGTGGCTGGCGGAGAACTTCCGTCCCTTTTTCTCCAGCCTGAAATGGCCGATCGAGCAGTTGCTCAACTTCGTCGACGGTGCTTTCCATGCCATGCCGTTCCCGGTGATGGTGCTGCTGACCTTCGTGTTGTTCTGGCGCTTGGCCAACCTGCGAGTGGCGCTGTTCAGCGTTGCCGCCTACGTGACCATCGCAGTGCTTGGGGTGTGGTCGGAGGCGATGACCACGCTGTCGCTGATTACCACGGCCATCGTGTTCTGCGCGGTAATCGGTATCCCCATTGGCATCTGGTGCGCACGTAGCCCTGCTGCATGGATGGTGGTGCGCCCGGTGCTGGATGTGATGCAGACCACGCCGACCTTCGTGTACCTGGTGCCGGTGGTGATGCTGTTCGGTGTCGGCAACGTGCCCGGTGAAGTGGCGGTTGCCACTGCAGCGATGCCGCCGCTGATCCGCTTCACCCAGTTGGGGATTTGTATGGTCGACAGCGAGATCGTCGAAGCCGGCCAGGCGTTCGGGGCCAACAAGTGGCAGCTGTTGTGGGAGGTGCAGTTGCCGCTGGCAATGCCGACTATCCTCGGCGGCCTGAACCAGACGGTGCTGACCGCCATGGTGATGTCGGTGGTGATTTCGATGATTGGCGCCGAGGGCCTTGGCCTGGTGGTGCTGCAGGGTATCGGCCGGCTCGACGTTGGCGGCGCGGCGGTCGGTGGCATCGCCATCGTGCTGCTGGCGATCATGCTCGACCGTTTTTCCCAGGCACTGGGTGCACCTCGGCCAGGCAATGGTCTGACGTTGAAAAGCGTGCTTCGCCGCTGTCTGCGCGGCGAACGCCTGCTGTCCCAGGGGCATTGA
- a CDS encoding flavin reductase family protein: protein MQTVEHAYKTIDPMALRRAFGTFVTGVTVVTTRDEQGNPRGMTANSFTSVSLDPALLLVCIGKGAASFPVFRQADSFAVNLLHEGQVVLSNVFASKALDKFDQVSHVAVHTGAPVLTDCLTWFDCTVHQCIDAGDHILLLGQVQAFGTSPEAPLGFCRGRYAQVKDPLPPGWLSASDMITGYLIESEGRLLLAEDGKGGWVLPTASRRLKDGRLPLSAGGELALLPDDTFLYSVFDTADNDPGYLIYRAKLGESLGEGALPPSLHFFALDQLPYETITSHEIRTMLQRYARETERGSFGIYMDSQEGGRVAMVGSAQSWDKAY, encoded by the coding sequence ATGCAGACCGTTGAACACGCATACAAGACGATAGACCCCATGGCCCTGCGCCGTGCCTTCGGTACGTTCGTCACCGGGGTAACCGTGGTCACAACCCGTGATGAGCAGGGCAACCCCAGAGGCATGACGGCCAATTCGTTCACCTCCGTTTCTCTTGATCCGGCACTGCTGCTGGTGTGCATCGGCAAGGGGGCAGCGAGCTTTCCGGTGTTCCGACAGGCCGACAGCTTTGCCGTCAATCTGCTGCATGAAGGGCAGGTTGTACTTTCCAACGTCTTCGCCTCCAAAGCTCTCGACAAATTCGACCAGGTTAGCCATGTCGCAGTGCACACGGGGGCACCGGTGCTGACCGATTGCCTGACCTGGTTCGACTGCACGGTGCACCAATGCATCGACGCAGGTGACCACATCCTCCTGCTTGGCCAGGTCCAGGCGTTCGGTACCAGCCCCGAGGCACCGTTAGGCTTCTGTCGCGGTCGCTATGCCCAGGTCAAGGACCCACTCCCACCAGGTTGGCTATCGGCCAGCGACATGATCACCGGCTACCTGATCGAATCCGAAGGGCGCTTGCTCCTGGCCGAGGATGGCAAGGGCGGCTGGGTACTGCCGACTGCCTCGCGTCGGCTCAAGGACGGGCGCCTGCCACTGTCCGCAGGCGGCGAGTTGGCCCTGTTGCCTGATGACACCTTTCTCTATTCGGTGTTCGACACCGCTGATAACGACCCGGGTTACCTGATTTATCGCGCCAAACTGGGCGAGTCGCTGGGGGAGGGTGCGCTGCCGCCTTCGCTGCACTTCTTCGCCCTCGATCAGCTGCCCTACGAAACCATTACCTCCCACGAGATACGCACCATGCTGCAGCGCTATGCGCGTGAGACCGAGCGCGGCAGCTTCGGTATCTACATGGACTCCCAGGAGGGCGGGCGTGTCGCGATGGTCGGCAGCGCGCAGAGCTGGGACAAAGCCTACTGA
- a CDS encoding aldehyde dehydrogenase: MQGSRQQLFIDGQFTAAQSGEFLPSFDPTTGHPWYEFSQADARDVDAAVRSAQVALKGAAWRRMTQTERGKLVRRLGELVADHADELARIECRDNGKLLKEMVAQMRGLPDSFYYFAGMADKLQGDTIPVNKLDALNYNVREPIGVVAMITPWNSPLMLLTGTLAPCLAIGNTVVIKPSEHTSASTLALAELAIQAGIPPGVINVVTGDGPTTGEALSRHPGVAKLVFTGSTATGRKIAANAAQNLVSCQMELGGKSPHVVFADANIEQAVNGVVAGVFAAAGQTCVAGSRCFVESSIYPAFIDALVERTRRIKVGHPTLEDTDIGPLALSAQLEKVEHYVDSAIREGARVAVGGRRATEAVQGGGWYFEPTVIVEARNDMRFMRDEIFGPVVGVIPFDTEAQLIELANDTEYGLAAGVWTRDISRAMRFARDVDAGTVWINTYRSTAYMSSNGGMKNSGYGIRGGFEVMREFSRLKNVLVDYSETLQDPFVIRLR; the protein is encoded by the coding sequence CTGCAAGGCTCCCGGCAGCAACTGTTCATCGACGGCCAGTTCACCGCCGCCCAGAGCGGCGAGTTCCTGCCCAGTTTCGATCCGACCACCGGGCATCCCTGGTACGAATTCTCCCAGGCCGATGCGCGGGACGTCGATGCAGCGGTACGCAGCGCACAGGTTGCGCTGAAGGGCGCTGCCTGGCGGCGCATGACGCAGACCGAGCGCGGCAAGCTGGTACGCCGGCTGGGTGAGTTGGTGGCGGATCATGCCGACGAGCTGGCGCGCATCGAGTGCCGCGACAACGGCAAGCTGCTCAAGGAAATGGTGGCGCAGATGCGCGGCCTGCCTGACTCGTTCTACTACTTCGCCGGTATGGCCGACAAGCTGCAGGGCGACACCATCCCGGTCAACAAGCTCGATGCGCTGAATTACAACGTGCGCGAGCCGATTGGCGTGGTGGCCATGATCACGCCTTGGAACTCGCCGTTGATGTTGCTCACCGGCACCCTGGCGCCGTGCCTGGCGATCGGCAACACCGTCGTCATCAAACCGTCCGAGCACACCAGTGCATCGACCTTGGCGTTGGCGGAACTGGCCATCCAGGCCGGTATTCCGCCGGGCGTAATCAACGTGGTGACGGGCGATGGCCCGACGACCGGCGAGGCGCTCAGTCGCCACCCCGGCGTTGCCAAGCTGGTGTTTACCGGTAGCACTGCCACTGGCCGCAAAATTGCCGCCAATGCGGCACAGAACCTGGTGTCGTGCCAAATGGAGCTGGGCGGTAAATCGCCCCATGTGGTGTTCGCCGACGCCAACATCGAGCAGGCGGTCAACGGCGTGGTCGCCGGTGTGTTCGCTGCCGCTGGGCAAACCTGCGTGGCAGGCTCGCGCTGCTTCGTCGAGTCTTCGATCTACCCTGCGTTCATCGATGCGCTGGTGGAGCGCACACGGCGGATCAAGGTCGGCCACCCCACCCTGGAGGACACCGATATTGGCCCGCTGGCGCTGTCCGCGCAGCTGGAAAAAGTCGAGCACTACGTCGACTCGGCGATCCGAGAAGGGGCCCGCGTGGCTGTGGGCGGTCGGCGCGCGACTGAAGCGGTGCAAGGCGGTGGCTGGTATTTCGAACCGACGGTCATTGTCGAGGCGCGTAACGACATGCGCTTCATGCGCGATGAAATCTTCGGCCCGGTAGTCGGGGTCATTCCCTTCGACACCGAAGCGCAGTTGATTGAACTGGCCAACGACACCGAGTACGGCCTTGCCGCAGGTGTCTGGACCCGAGACATCAGCCGCGCCATGCGCTTTGCCCGTGACGTCGACGCCGGCACGGTATGGATCAACACCTATCGCTCGACGGCCTACATGTCGTCGAACGGCGGCATGAAGAACAGCGGCTATGGCATTCGCGGCGGCTTCGAGGTGATGCGTGAGTTCTCGCGGCTGAAAAACGTGCTGGTGGACTATTCCGAAACCCTGCAGGACCCATTCGTCATCCGCCTGCGCTGA
- a CDS encoding glycine betaine/L-proline ABC transporter ATP-binding protein — protein sequence MTDRLVIENLYKVFSDKPGPALAMLHEGKGRAEVLETLSQVVGVDDVSLRIPSGSIYMIMGLSGSGKSTLARCINRLNEPSAGRILLDGEDLCALDEEGLREVRRSRISMVFQHFGLLPNRRVIENVEFGLKMRGTAPAQRRARAEEVLAVVGLGKWAYHMPHELSGGMRQRVGLARALATDADVLIMDEAFSALDPLIRSEMQDELLRLQRTLNKTILFITHDFQEALKLGSRIAIMSEGRVVREGTPQSIVMEPGSEYVAGFTREVDRARVFDAASVMTALTPVWRGEGRTLLGASNLGPGFLVDGDQRLLGILSQQQVALACSGQQAPQPAAGFICVPSTARLVDVAPQCIGGQPVGVTDEAGRLLGFLDAGHILARIGAAQGVEVRHA from the coding sequence ATGACTGACCGATTGGTCATCGAGAATCTCTACAAGGTGTTCAGCGACAAGCCCGGCCCCGCGCTGGCGATGTTGCACGAAGGCAAGGGCCGCGCCGAGGTGCTGGAAACCCTGAGCCAGGTGGTGGGCGTGGACGACGTGTCGCTGCGCATCCCGTCCGGCTCGATCTACATGATCATGGGCCTGTCCGGCTCGGGCAAATCTACCCTGGCGCGCTGCATCAACCGCCTTAACGAGCCCAGCGCCGGGCGCATCCTGCTTGATGGCGAAGATCTCTGCGCACTGGACGAGGAGGGCCTGCGTGAGGTGCGCCGCTCGCGGATCTCCATGGTGTTTCAACACTTTGGCCTGCTGCCCAACCGGCGGGTGATCGAGAACGTCGAGTTCGGCTTGAAGATGCGCGGCACCGCGCCGGCCCAGCGCCGCGCCCGGGCCGAAGAGGTGCTGGCGGTAGTGGGCCTGGGCAAGTGGGCCTACCACATGCCCCATGAACTCAGTGGCGGTATGCGCCAGCGCGTCGGCTTGGCCCGCGCCCTGGCAACAGACGCTGACGTGCTGATCATGGACGAGGCATTCAGCGCCCTCGACCCGCTGATCCGCAGCGAGATGCAGGACGAACTGCTGCGCCTGCAACGCACCCTGAACAAGACCATCCTGTTCATCACCCACGACTTTCAGGAAGCGCTCAAGCTTGGCTCGCGCATCGCCATCATGTCCGAAGGGCGGGTGGTCCGCGAAGGTACGCCACAGTCGATCGTCATGGAGCCCGGCAGCGAGTACGTCGCCGGCTTCACCCGCGAGGTCGACCGCGCTCGGGTGTTCGACGCCGCTTCTGTGATGACCGCGCTGACACCGGTCTGGCGCGGCGAAGGCCGCACCCTGCTGGGTGCCAGCAATCTGGGGCCAGGCTTCCTGGTCGATGGCGATCAGCGGCTGCTGGGCATCCTCAGCCAGCAGCAGGTCGCCCTGGCCTGCAGCGGCCAGCAGGCACCTCAGCCCGCAGCCGGCTTCATTTGCGTGCCGAGCACGGCACGGCTGGTGGACGTGGCGCCGCAGTGCATCGGTGGCCAGCCGGTGGGGGTGACAGACGAGGCCGGGCGGCTGCTCGGGTTCCTGGATGCGGGGCATATTCTGGCCCGGATTGGCGCCGCTCAGGGCGTGGAGGTGCGACATGCTTGA
- a CDS encoding LLM class flavin-dependent oxidoreductase encodes MKFAVSLSMERFNPEERMSDKIHNFLKLVRMADEGGFETLWTAEHHTLECTISPNPFITLTWLAQHTQNIRLGTSTLVAPYWSPIRLAGESALCDHLTGGRLEFGIARGAYQYEFDRMAGGIPQQEGVAYMKELLPAVKKLWQGDYAHDGHYWKFPVATSVPKPLQQPHPPIWVATRDPASFDWAVSVGANILSTPLSAPASEVVVLGEKFRKAVADHPEVPRPRFMMQRRTCVYDREQDWEVAVRHSIDYGRAFENLMQNIGTVNNGFPEAVPYERVANRDSYNPEAIRENLMFGTPDEIIRKLEVYEAQGVDQFCLGLAFNLPYELQEKTLRLFIDEVMPHFARRAAARQAG; translated from the coding sequence ATGAAATTCGCAGTTTCCCTGAGCATGGAGCGCTTCAACCCTGAGGAGCGGATGAGCGACAAGATCCACAACTTCCTCAAGCTGGTGCGCATGGCCGATGAGGGTGGCTTCGAGACCCTGTGGACCGCCGAGCACCATACGCTGGAGTGCACGATCTCGCCCAACCCGTTTATTACCCTGACCTGGCTGGCCCAGCACACGCAGAACATTCGCCTCGGTACCTCGACGTTGGTGGCGCCGTATTGGTCGCCGATCCGCCTGGCTGGCGAGTCCGCCTTGTGTGACCACCTGACAGGCGGGCGTCTGGAGTTCGGCATCGCCCGCGGTGCCTACCAGTATGAGTTCGACCGCATGGCCGGGGGCATTCCGCAGCAGGAAGGTGTGGCCTACATGAAAGAGTTGTTGCCTGCGGTGAAGAAGCTCTGGCAGGGGGATTATGCCCACGATGGCCACTACTGGAAGTTCCCGGTCGCAACCTCGGTACCCAAGCCGCTGCAGCAGCCACATCCGCCAATTTGGGTCGCCACCCGCGACCCGGCAAGCTTTGACTGGGCCGTCAGCGTAGGCGCCAACATCCTCTCCACGCCGTTGTCAGCACCTGCCAGCGAAGTCGTCGTGCTGGGTGAGAAGTTCCGCAAGGCGGTGGCCGACCATCCCGAGGTGCCGCGTCCGCGTTTCATGATGCAGCGCCGCACCTGTGTCTACGACCGTGAGCAGGACTGGGAAGTGGCCGTGCGCCACAGCATCGACTACGGCCGCGCCTTCGAGAACCTGATGCAGAACATCGGCACCGTGAACAACGGCTTTCCCGAGGCGGTACCCTATGAACGGGTGGCCAACCGCGACAGCTACAACCCGGAGGCGATCCGCGAGAACCTGATGTTCGGTACCCCCGACGAGATCATTCGCAAGCTGGAAGTGTACGAGGCGCAAGGGGTGGACCAGTTCTGCCTCGGGTTGGCCTTCAACCTGCCATACGAGTTGCAGGAGAAGACGCTGCGCCTGTTCATCGACGAAGTCATGCCGCATTTCGCCCGTCGCGCCGCCGCGCGTCAGGCCGGTTGA
- a CDS encoding alpha/beta fold hydrolase, giving the protein MLTQTSDPSGVIQGTLATGGIELNYRLQGRGTRPLVCIHGVGSYLEAWDAVASHLVEDFRILTFDLRGHGHSSRVYGRYEIDDFVGDTLALAAHVGFDTFDLAGFSLGGLIAQRLALQHPHRLRRLALLATVSGRTREERARVLERLAALQEGERGSHHDASLSRWLSEDFQACNPDLIACLRQRDAENDPQCYAAAYRVLAETDYGGFIDQIQVPTLIATGEQDQGSNPRMATFMHECIPGSRLEILPGLRHSILIEAPRQVAGLLHEFFMDDQ; this is encoded by the coding sequence ATGCTGACGCAAACCTCCGACCCATCGGGCGTGATCCAGGGCACCCTGGCCACCGGCGGCATCGAACTGAACTACCGCCTGCAAGGGCGCGGTACGCGCCCGCTGGTGTGCATCCACGGTGTGGGCTCGTACCTGGAGGCCTGGGACGCGGTTGCCAGCCACCTGGTCGAGGACTTTCGCATCCTCACCTTCGACCTGCGCGGCCACGGGCATTCCTCGCGGGTGTACGGCCGCTACGAGATCGACGACTTCGTCGGTGACACCTTGGCGTTGGCCGCCCATGTGGGCTTCGACACCTTCGACCTGGCCGGTTTCTCGCTGGGCGGCCTGATTGCCCAGCGTCTGGCCTTGCAGCACCCACACCGGCTGCGGCGCCTGGCGCTGCTGGCCACGGTCTCTGGGCGCACTCGCGAGGAACGCGCGCGGGTGCTGGAGCGCCTGGCGGCGTTGCAGGAGGGCGAGCGCGGCTCGCACCATGATGCCTCGTTGTCGCGCTGGCTGTCGGAAGATTTCCAGGCGTGCAATCCGGACCTGATCGCCTGCCTGCGCCAGCGTGACGCCGAGAACGACCCTCAGTGCTATGCGGCCGCGTACCGGGTGCTGGCCGAGACCGACTATGGCGGTTTCATCGACCAGATCCAGGTACCGACCCTGATCGCCACCGGCGAGCAGGACCAGGGGTCCAACCCGCGCATGGCGACGTTCATGCACGAATGCATCCCAGGCTCCAGGCTCGAAATCCTGCCGGGGTTGCGCCACTCGATCCTGATCGAGGCACCGAGGCAGGTCGCCGGCCTATTGCATGAGTTCTTCATGGACGATCAGTGA